The Poecilia reticulata strain Guanapo linkage group LG13, Guppy_female_1.0+MT, whole genome shotgun sequence genome has a segment encoding these proteins:
- the LOC103474821 gene encoding T-cell surface glycoprotein CD3 delta chain — protein MKYQLLLLSLLAAFSNTVAQEKEIQVIEVADGIKLSCKNGESISGNGLEDKELQLTYSDHYTGEYSCEKGPKIFVKFRTCDNCVELDTASIVGLAVGDVVATIVVGVAVYLIASQGRPGQVKATKKRSDKHNLILNEAPNDPSYQPLKYKRGRDEYDVLNRK, from the exons ACTGTGGCTCAAG aaaaggagaTACAAGTGATTGAGGTTGCAGATGGAATCAAGCTGTCTTGCAAGAATGGTGAAAGTATTTCTGGAAATGGTTTGGAGGACAAAGAGTTGCAACTGACGTACAGTGATCATTACACCGGAGAATACAGTTGTGAGAAGGGACcaaaaatctttgtaaaattTCGGA cgTGCGACAACTGTGTAGAGCTTGATACCGCCTCCATCGTGGGCCTGGCAGTAGGAGACGTGGTGGCTACAATAGTGGTTGGAGTGGCCGTCTATCTGATTGCTTCTCAGGGTCGGCCTGGTCAAGTTAAAGCCACCAAGAAAA GGTCTGATAAGCACAATCTGATTCTTAATGAAGCGCCGAATGACCCCAGCTACCAG CCACTGAAGTACAAGAGAGGAAGAGATGAATATGACGTACTCAACAGAAAGTAG